The segment ATTTCGGGCGACCGGCCCACAATTTCATCAACTTTGGTTTCTCCCGGCCCCACCTGAAAGGATGCCGGTACCGATTGCATTTTGCGCAAGGCCAGAGCTTTTTTGACCAGTTCCCGCAGCGATTGCAGATCGACCGGTTTCAGCATGTAATCGAACGCACCACGTTTCATCGCTTCGATGGTGGTATCGGTGGTGTCGTAAGCCGTCATAATGATGACAGGCAACAGTGGGTCAAACTCGTGAATCTCGGTAAAGGCATCAAGCCCGGATTTGTCCGGCAGGCAAACATCGATCAGCACCAGATCGGGCCGCATTCGCCGCACCAGCTCGATGCCAGCGGTGGCACAATCGGCTGTTTCGGTTTCAATCTGCAAATTTCCGAGCGTTTTTGCCAGCGAATAGCGGATGTTATCATCATCATCAATAATGGCAGCTTTGGGTGATTGTTGGCTCATGCGAGAACTGCTTCCTGTGGAACGTCATTTCGAATGATTGCTTCAATCCATTTTGGCTTTTGAATCGGCAGATGAATGTAAAACACTGCCCCACCTTTCCGTTTATTCATGGCATCGATTCTCCCACCGTGGGATTCGACGATGCGTTTGCAGATTGACAGACCCAGCCCCATGCCAGCCCGTTTATTCGAAACAAAGGCATCAAAAATCTTGATCCCCAGGCTGGTATCGATTCCAGGCCCCTGATCTGCGACCGTAATCAGTAGCCAGGCATCATCAGGATTATTTTCCCGTTCCATGCGTGCACTGACAGCAATTCGCCCACCAGCAGGCTGTACATCCAGTGCATTGTAAAACAGGTTGTACAGCACCTGCTGCAACTGGCGCGGGTCTGCAGCAAAGACAATATCTTCCGGATTCAGGCTGAGTCCCAGTCGCACATTCTGCTTTTTGGCGCGGGCACTGATCCCTTCTAACGTTTGTTTCAACAGTGGGGCCAACGCCACCTGACTGTATTCCATCCTGGGTGGGCGGGCAAAATTCAAAAACGTGTTGATGATGTGCTCCATCCGTAGTATCTCTTCTTCCAACACCCGCAGATCGCGGGAAGACAACGTCCCACGTTGGTTGGGATCGGCGGCATTCTGCACAATCAGCTTGATTGACATCAACGGATTGCGAATTTCGTGGGCAATGCCAGCGGCCATCTGCCCAACGTAGGCCAGCTTTTCTGCCTTCAGTGCATCTCGTTCGGTTTTTTTCAGTTTTTTCAGCACGATTGCGAGCGTGCGTTCCATTTTCTTTAACGCATCGGCATTGCCGGGCATCGTTGAAAGCCCATCCTGCGATGCCATGGCATCCTGTTTTCCGTTTGCGAACCGATTCAGTATTTTGGCGGTCCGAATCAGCCGTTTGTGGGTGCTGCGGATTGCGTGCTTCATTCGACCCAGAAAATACCCACCTGATATTCCTCCCAGCAGCGAGCATATTGCAATAATGCTGAGAAAAAGCGTCATTGTGTTGGAGAATTTTTTATTTGACTCCCCCAGGCTCTCCAGGGATTGGTGCTTGAACATTAAGCATTCCTGCACTGGTTTGAGCACTTCGTTATTCAGTTGGGCATCAATCATGGTCAGAATTTTCAGATAAGCAGCACGATTATGGAATAAATCGATTACTTCGTGGTATTCATCGCAAAAATTGTTAAAGCCAGCCTGAATCTGGGTCAATAATTCCTGTTCGTGAGGGGTTTCTGCGTACCGTTGCATCTGAACAATTGAATTCTGTAACTTACTTTCCAGTTCAGGCACCCCGTCCAGCATTTTCTGGTCGCCAGAAATGAGGTAGCGATCCAGTTGCAGGCGGATTTCGATTGCCGCCAGTTCCAGATCAGTGGCCGCACGTACGCTGGCAATGCCGTTTTCCTGAATTCGGTTCATTTCACCTAATCGCAACCGCATGTGGAGCGTCAGGCCAAAAGTCAGCACCATCAGCACAATACTGACAATCGCAATCGGGTGCTTCAGGAATTTTGGTGAAGGAATCTTCATAGTGCGTACGTCCTGTTGGCAAACTCAGAAGGAACTTCCCTGTTCTGAGTGGGAATGGAGGTATTCTACACAGATTTTTCTGCCTTTACACGCGAAATGTTTGAAAAATTCTCTTGACAAACAGTCGAAAATGAATATACTAATTTACACTATATTTCTGTAATACTATGTCTTACCACAATGCGCTGAAAAGCTATCCTGTTAGTCCAGGTGGCTGCGGAGCATCCAGGCATTTTTCTGGTGCACTTCCGATCGGCGGGTTCCCAGATCGGCTGAAGCCTGATCGTGGACTTTCTCGGCAGAAGCAATCACATCGCGTGCCGCCTGCACCACCGCTTCCTGATCTGCCACGAGTGTGGTGATCATTTCTGTGGCTTTCGGGCGACCCGTTTCCTCTTTTACCACACTCAACTTGCCAAACTCGGCAAAGCTACCCGGTGCATAGGCACCCAGCGTGCGGATCCTTTCGGCAATTTCATCCACTGCCAGTGCGTATTCGGTGTATTGGGTTTCAAACAGTGTATGCAACGTGGTGAACATCGGACCGGTCACATTCCAATGGTAGTTATGGGTCTTCACATAAAGCGTATAAGTTGATGCGAGTAACTTCGTTAACGGTTCGACGACAGGATTGGCAGTAGCCATGTTGATCTCCTAAACTTTTTCAAACGGGCGGTAAGTTGGACGCATCGAATCCCCCAGACGATTCAGATTTCGCCTTGAAATATTCTTGAAGAAAATTCCTACGAAGATTGACAAGCGTGCCGGAAACTGGTCTAACGGCTAAATATGTGAAAGGACTACTCCACCATGAGTGATGACCGAGAGGAGCTGCCACCCGAAAAGGAAATTCGATTTCTGGTCTTCGATATTGAATCGATACCCGATGGAAACTTAATAAAGAATCTCCGGTACCAGGATACTGATCTGACCGATGCAGAAGCGGTGCAGCGTGCACAGGAAGAGGCACGCGAAACTTCGTATACCAGTTCGGACTTTTTGCCTTACTCCCAGCAGATTCCCATTTGCATGGCGATCATTCTGGTGAATCGCGTGTTTGAAATTGCTGAGATGCACGTGCTGGGGCTCCCCGAACATAACACCAGACAGTTGACCGAATTTTTCTGGCGTGGGCGAACGAAAAAGTATCGCTCAGCCAATCTGGTGACGTTCAATGGGCGGGGGTTTGATCTGCCGATGATGGAATTGATGGCGTTTCGCTTCGGCTTACCAATCGCATCCTACTACCAGAACCGTGGGTCACGTTACAACACGGACGATCTGGACCTGTATGACTGGATTACCAACTATGGTGCGTCCCGCCTGACAGGTGGGCTGAACCTGCTGGCAAAAATGATTGGCAAGCCAGGCAAAATGTCGATTGCTGGCGAAAATGTGTACGAAATGTACCTGGATGCGGATTACGAAGGGATCCAGGGGTATTGTCTGTGTGATACTCTGGATACATACTTTGTCTTTTTGCGACGGTGCGTCCTTTTGGGAACCATTACGCCAGATTATGAGCAACAGGTGGTAGAGAAAGCGCGGGCGAAAATTGCCCTGGAAGCGTCCAGGTATCCCATTCTGAATGATTACCTGGCATGCTGGGCAGATGCATTAGGTGATCAGTAAAGAGATGTTGTAAGTATTTATTAATGAACTGGTTACGCTGAAATCAGGGAACAGAAAACTGCACTGCAATGTTTGCGGATCAACCGCCGGGACGACGTCGGCCAAAACCCCCACCGGAAGGAGGACCGCCACCTTCGCTTGATCCACCACGGCCAAAACCACCGCGACCACCAAAGCCACCGGAAGGTGGGCCACCCGTTCCTGGAGCGCCACCCATCGCGGGGGCACCACCACCGAATCGGCTGCCAAAGCCACCGGAAGGTGGGCCGCCTGATCCGGGAGCGCCACCCGATGAAGGAGGACCACCACCAAATCGGCTACCAAAGCCACCGGACGGTGGGCCACCCGTTCCGGGAGCGCCACCCATCGTAGGGGCACCACCACCGAATCGGCTGCCAAAGCCACCAGAAGGAGGGCCGCCTGATCCTGGTGGACCACCCATTGAAGGAGGGCCACCACGGGAACTTTCAGAACCACGGTCGCTGCCTCGATCACCACCTCGGCTTCCACGATCCCCGCGATCTCGACGGTCACCACTTGTTGGAGCACCAAATGTAGATGGTGCACCATTCGTGGTGCCTGCAGAAGCAAGCAGTTTGCCGCCATTTTTATAGCGTAAGTATTCTTCAGCGGTAATAAAACCGTCGTTATTCAGATCGTAAGTGAAAAATTCATCAAACTGTTTACCAGCTTGTTTCCACTCATACATCGCAACCTGCCCATCTTTAATTCCTTTGGCATCCGCGCTGGCAAACCAATCCGGAATTTCTTTTGGCAGACTATCAGCACGGATAATTGTCATCCTTTTTTCGGGTTCGCGTGGTTTTGAAGTAGAGGAGCGGCTGTCACGACTGCTTTCGCTTGTACGGTCGGAACTACCAGATTCGCCGCCACCAAATCGTGCGACAACATATGCACGATATTCCCGCATGTCAATCATCTGATCGTCGTTTTCGTCCCAACGATCCAACTCATCTCTCAAAGAGTCGGCCATTTCATCAATTTGAAGCAATCCATCCTCGTTGCGGTCACGGCGACGGAAAAACCCCTCGATTTGTTCATCTGACATTCCAGAACCACCGCCACCTGCGGGGGCACCACCCATGGATGGCATGCCACCACGCATTTCATTTCGAAGGGTATTGACATCAATTCTGCCAGACTTAAGATCGTCCTGCAATTTATTCATCGCACCCGTAAACTGATCGCGGGTGATTACATTTCCTGTCAGGCCAAAACGGCTAGCAAATCGATCGAACATCCCCTTGGAAAATGTATCGAGTTTATCTACTTCAATGACATCAGAGCCACGTGCAACCATGTCAAAAATCCGGTTTGGGTCCATCGAACCCCCACCAGGAAATTGTGCATTCGTTACGGTGGTGGCTGAAAGAACCAACCCCAGAACAGCACCGAACATCATTTTGATGCGAATCATCTGATTTGCCCGCTTAAAAATTACCACACTTTACAGTACTCGCAATAACGTCATTTTGTCGACTGAATTTTTCCAAAGTCTCATTTCTCATTAATTTTTGCAGTGGTGGCAAATATCCTGCCCACTCGTCATCTTTGGTACAATAACCCCAGGTGCCACAATGTCATCAGCGACGTGCGAGTTTTCACGGAAATATTGCTAGCAAGGCGCGTGCCAAATGGTCGATAAACTGGATTCAGAACACGATTTTTTGCAAAAAAACGTCCATCTAGCGGTACAAGGCGATGCTGGTGCCTTGAATTCGCTGTTGACGCACTACCACGATCGCCTCTGGCGTATGATCGTGGTGCGGCTTGATGCACGGCTGAAAGGCAGACTCGATGCTGACGATGTGATTCAGGAAGCCTTTCTGGAAATCGCTCAACGCATCCGCGAATTCAAAGAAGATGTTCATTTTTACATTTGGATCCGTTTTATCACTTTGCAGCGTCTGCAAATGCTGCATCGGCACCATCTGGGGGCACAGATGCGCGATGCCCGCATGGAGCAGCAACCCAAAGCTCACATGGCAGGCACAGAATCGATGGCAGATATCTTTCTGGGCCACCTGACATCACCCAGCCAGGCGGTGATTCGCCGGGAATTAACGGCCCAACTTCACCAGATTCTCGCCGAAATGGAACCTCTGGACCGAGAGGTGCTTGCCCTGCGGCATTTCGAAGAATTGTCCAATGTTGAAACGGCTGCAGTATTAGAAATATCGCCGGATGCGGCCAGCAAACGCCATCTGCGGGCATTGAAAAAGCTCAAAGATGTTTTTCGCCGCATCCAGGATGAAAGCCAGAGTGGATAAAGTTGAGGCCAAACCATGACGACTGATCGCACCAGCCTGGATGATGTGGTAGAAGAATTTGCACGCGAATTCCGCACCGGTCGTCGACCCGCCATTGAGACGTATCTTCAGAAATATCCTGAACTTGCGGAAGATTTGCCCGACATGCTTTCAGCCGTGGTAATGATGGAACAGGCCAAACCACGTCGGGAATCAGGTGGGAAGGCACCAGAGAAGCATTTTTTTCAATTAGAACGCTTAGGCGAATATCGGATTGTTCGCGAACTCGGTCGTGGGGGAATGGGAATCGTCTACGAAGCCGAGCAGGAAACGCTTGGCCGGCGTGTAGCAATCAAAATCCTTTCTCCCCACCTGGCATCTCGGAAGAAGTTGCAGGTCCGTTTTCAACGGGAAGCTCAGTCTGCGGCAAAGTTGCACCATACCAATATCGTGCCAGTCTATGGCGTGGGGGAATGCGAAGGTCGTTGTTTCTATGTGATGCAATTAATCGAAGGGACGGGCCTCGATCACATTCTGCGAAAATTTCACGCTCAATCACGGCAAGTCACCAGTCAGACGAACTTTCAAAAACAGGATCAGATTTCGCTTACCGCCCCACTGGAAGGGCATTCGCTGTCTTCAACGGATTTCGAGCTACCTGCAACGCAGGCGGGTTCCGCTTCCACTGCGGTTAATCAGACCACAGAATTGGTGCCAAACCTGCCACAAATTCCGCAAGTCAATACGCCACAATACTTTCGGTTCGTTGCAGAGTTGGGAAAACAGGTTGCCTCCGCACTGGCATACGCCCACAGTAAAGGGATTTTGCACCGCGATATCAAGCCTTCCAATTTAATGCTCGACCCACAACTGAATGTCTGGATTACTGATTTTGGGCTGGCGAGAGCCATTAGCGACAGCAACCTGACAGAAACTGGCGACATTATTGGCACATTGAAGTACATGCCGCCAGAACGATTCCAAGGAAGTTCCACACCACAAGGTGATGTGTACAGTCTGGGTATTACTTTGTATGAGCTCGCCACCCAGCAGATGGCCTTTCCGGATACCAATCCGCAGCAGATGCTGAAGCTGATTACTCAGAAGCAGCCCGATCGCCCTCGAAAACGTAACTCTTTAATTCCAAAAGACTTAGAAACTATTATCCTGAAGGCGATTGCGTTAGACCCCAAAGAACGATACGCAGATTCTGCATCATTGGAAGAGGATCTGGACCGTTTTCTGGATGATCGAACGATTCTAGCCCGACGCACCACATCGTGGGAACAGGCCCGCAGGTGGTGCAAACGAAATCCGGTCATGTTTGGGCTGATTGCCACCGCATTGTTGTTAATGGCAACCACCACAATCGTGTCGTTCGGTGCGTATCGCCGCACTGCAAATGCCAAAGAAGAGGTGGCATCTGCACTGGCGCTGAGAGAAAAGAGCAACCAACAATTACAGCGGACCTTGCAGGAAACCAGAGAACTCCGGGATCAGGCAGAAGCATCGTCGCGCGATGCGTTCGAAGTGCTCAATCGGATTTACGAACGTCTGGCACCCAACCGAGTCTATAACTCAACCGAATTACTGCTCGATGACAGCGATGAGGACACCATTACATTGCCCACACAACCGTTTTTGAGCAAAGAACTGGTGCCTTTCATGGAAGAAATTCTGGTCTTTTATGAAGGCAGTGCCCAGCGTGGGGCAAAATACCCCCAGCTTCGACTTCAATCGGCAGAAGCCAGCCAGCGAATTGGTGATATTCGCCAGCGGATGGGCGAAGAAGCGGTCGCTGTCCCAGCTTATGTGCGAGCATTGGAGATTTATGAGGAAGAATTCATTAAAAATCCTCATCAAGTAGACCTGGGACTGAAAATGGCCCGCACGTGGAACGAGCTGGGTGTCACGTACCGCATTCTGGCAGAAATCGAGTCAATGCTGAAAGCCCACTCTGAAGCGGAAAAATTGCTAGTATCATTGGCCGATGATGCCCACCAACGGCCAGAATATCTGTTTGAGTTGGCCCGCACCTATTTCTTTCTGGCCCAGCGTGGCATACCGGGCCGAACTTCCAGTTCCGTCAGCGAACGCTTTCTTGGTTTTGGCCCACCGCACGGAGGACCAATGGGATCCCCACGTGGGCCGGGACCGGGAGGCCCAGGCGGACCGGGCAGAAAACCACCATTTGGTGGGGGATTTGGCAAAGACCGTGGACCTGGGGGCAAACCATCAGAACCGCCCCCACAGCCGTTAGATGATAATTATCTGAAAAAAGCAATTACTTTGCTGGAAGACCTGCGGGAAAAATATCCTACGGTACCGGATTACCAGCACCTGCTGGCGTGCTGCTATCGAGAGCAGCCGCCATCATTCCGCTCCCGCACCAACGATAACCAGCGAAAAGCAGTAGAGTTACTTCAGGTACTGGCAAAAAATCATCCGGATGTTTCCGATTATCAGTTCGATCTCAGCGAAACATTGGCCCGCGTTGATTCTGCACAGATCTTATTCGAAGGTTTTCGTGGTGATAATCGCAAGCGGGATCAATTGACAGAAGCTCTCAACATTTCCACGAAACTGTACCAGAACTATCCAGGAGTGCCCAAATATGCAGCACTTCATGCCCAAAATCTCAACAAGGTGGGAATGTTGCGGTTGGGCACCGATAAATCCACTACCGCTGCAGAAAAGATGATCCATGATGCTCTGACCATTCAAACAAAATTAACAGAGCAGAATCCCACGATAGCGGCAAATCAATTCTGGTTGCAAATGATCGAAAATTCTTATGTCATGGTTCTGAGCAAGCAGAAAAAATGGCCTGAAGCAAAAGCAATTCTGGAAAACGGAATTGCTAAAGCAGAAAAAGAAAGCGAAAGTGCCCAGGAGGCGAATCGCTGGTTGCTCAGTCGGCAATATTTCACACTTGGTACCGTAATGATCGCCTCAGGCGACAAAGAAGGTGCGGCAACTGCCTTTCGCAAAGCAACAGAACTGTCACCATTTGGGAAACGTCCAGACGACCGCCGTCCGACTGAGAAGAAAAATCCCCCACCGAAAAAGTAGTTAGTCCAGATTTAGGCCCCACGTTCCAATGACAAAATGAGTTTTATCTCATAATATTGCGAGCCACCCTGTTTTGCAGTTCCCATACGATGAAATGGTTCTCATAATTCACAAGAAGATCTTCTTAAAAAAATTGTTGATGGATACTGGGGATTTTTCTCGCTGATCAGGTGGAGGGTAGGTCATGACCGAAGAAACACTTTTTGAAGCAGCGTTGAATTTGCCTGAAAACCAGCGGCTGGATTTTCTACGTAAGGAATGTGGCAGCAATCTTGCCTTTTTCAACCGCATGCAGGAACTTCTGCAAGCCCATCTGAAACCTGAATTGCCGTTGGATCAGACAGTAGACTCCCCACCCGCAGGGAACGAACTTTCTACCAGCATCCATGTCTCATCAGAGTCAAAAATAACCGTCATTGATGAAAAATATCAGTTGAAAGAACTGATTGGTGAAGGCGGGATGGGAACCGTTTGGCTTGCAAAACAAATTTCCCCACTGAAGCGTCTGGTCGCCATCAAATTGATCAAACCAGGCATGGATTCACGCCAGGTGATGCTGCGATTTGAAGGGGAACGTCAGGCGTTGGCAATGATGGATCACCCGAATATTGCCAAAGTACTGGATGGCGGACTGCACGAGAACAGGCCTTATTTTGTCATGGAACTGGTGAAGGGCGTTCCGATTACCGAATATTGCGACCAGAGAAAATTAACGCCCCATCAGCGGCTCGAACTGTTCATACAAGCCTGTCAGGCAATTCAGCATGCCCACCACAAAGGGATTATTCACCGCGATATCAAGCCTTCGAACGTGCTGGTTGCCCTGTATGATGACAAACCAGTCGTGAAAGTCATCGATTTTGGGATTGCCAAAGCCACGGGATCATCGCTGACAGAGATGACCATTGAAACGAGTTTCGGTGGTGTGGTGGGAACCCCACAATACATGAGTCCTGAACAGGCCACTTTTAACAATCTGGATATCGACACCCGATCCGATATTTACGCATTGGGAGTATTGCTTTACGAATTATTAACAGGTAATCCGCCATTCACTGATGAAGAACTGAAAAGAAAAGGCATATTGGAAATTCTTCGTGTTGTTCGCGAAGAGGATCCCCCACTGCCAAGCACAAGATTAAGCACTGCCGATGCACTTCCCAGCATCAGCGCCAATCGTAGCACCGAGCCAAAAAAGTTAACGGGCATTCTCCGATCGGAGCTGGATTGGATTGTCATGAGGGCGTTAGAAAAAAGCCGCACGCGTCGATACGAAACTGCCAACGGTTTTGCGTCAGACATCCTGCGTTATCTGGCGGGAGAACCAGTACAGGCTCACCCACCTTCAAAGGTGTATCGTTTGCGAAAATTCATCCGGAAGCACCGAAAACCTTTATTAGCTGCAAGTGCGTTATTCTTAACGTTGTTTTGTGGCGTGCTGGGCACCTCATTTGGTTTAGTCCAATCGATCCGGGCCACGAAGAGGGCGAATCTTGCACGTCAGGAATCTGTTACACAAGCTTTGATTGCAGCAGAAAACGAACGCGTGGCAGTACTTGAGGCAGACCGTGCAGATCGGAACGCTGCCCAGATGAGGCACCATCTGAATCTGTTTCGGCTGAAGGATGCTCAGTCTGGGTATCGTGCAGGAAATATCCGCTACGCCAGAGAAACACTGCTGGATGTAGAACCCGAATACCGCTCGGTGGCGTGGGGAATCACCAAAAGACAACTGGAAGGAAGCGATATTACTTTCTTTGGACATACAGATAAGGTGAATTGTGTCGCGTGGAGTCCTGATGATTGTTACATTGCAACTGCCAGTGATGACTGCACCGTATGTGTGTGGGAATTAGCAACCGGCAATCTGGTTCATCGTTTCGCAGACCACAACTACCTGGTTTTAACAGTGTCCTGGAGCAGCGATGGGAAACAACTGGCGAGTGCGGGTGCAGATGGCCGTATTATTATTTGGAATCTGCTTAATGGTGGAGTATTGAAAAGTTGGAATGCCCACAGTGATTGGGTAAATTCTCTTGAATTCAGTCCGGATTGCAAACTCCTCTCCAGTAGCAGTAGTGATCGTTCGATTGCCATTTGGGATTGTGAAACCGGCAAGATTGTAAAGCGATTCAACGATTTTCCCTATGCGATGCACCGTGCGACATGGAATAAAGATGGTTCGCTACTTGCAGCTTATGGTTTTTTTGAGAAACAAATTTCTGTGTATTCCACTACAGACTGGAGCAAAAAGTCTACGATTACCAGTGATAGCGATGAATTGACAGCAATCTCATGGCATCCAGACGGTAGACATGTCGGTGCATTGATTGCCTGGAGCAACTCAATTGCTGTCTGGAACGCAATCAGTTCCAAAAAAACAGAATCGATTAATTTGCCAGGATTATCACGAGCATCTGTAGCACTAACATGGCACACAGATGGCAAATCGTTTGCCTGTGTTTCCAACGATATTGATATTATTGTGATGATGGACAACGAGTGGCGGGAACCATTGCGTGGTCATGAAACTGGAATCAATAATTTGACTTGGAGCAATTCTGGAAAATATCTTGCATCTGTCAGTGCGGATCTTTCGATCCGAATCTGGAATCCACGACATGGGCAGTTTGCAGTAACCTTAGATCACGATGATGCCTTGATTTCATCATGCTGCTGGAGCCCGAACGGAAAGATGATTGCGTCATGTTCGAATAATAAAACTGAACAGGTCCGGATTTTCGATTCTGCAACGGGCAAAACACTCCATACTCTTTCGGGTCATGAAGAATCTGTTACGGCGGTTGCCTGGAGCCCGGACGGCAAACGTTTGCTGTGTGTGGGCTGGAATCACAAGATCGATATCTGGGATTGCGATTCCTGGAAAAAAATCACTACTATTGCCAGTAATCTGG is part of the Zavarzinella sp. genome and harbors:
- a CDS encoding ATP-binding protein; amino-acid sequence: MKIPSPKFLKHPIAIVSIVLMVLTFGLTLHMRLRLGEMNRIQENGIASVRAATDLELAAIEIRLQLDRYLISGDQKMLDGVPELESKLQNSIVQMQRYAETPHEQELLTQIQAGFNNFCDEYHEVIDLFHNRAAYLKILTMIDAQLNNEVLKPVQECLMFKHQSLESLGESNKKFSNTMTLFLSIIAICSLLGGISGGYFLGRMKHAIRSTHKRLIRTAKILNRFANGKQDAMASQDGLSTMPGNADALKKMERTLAIVLKKLKKTERDALKAEKLAYVGQMAAGIAHEIRNPLMSIKLIVQNAADPNQRGTLSSRDLRVLEEEILRMEHIINTFLNFARPPRMEYSQVALAPLLKQTLEGISARAKKQNVRLGLSLNPEDIVFAADPRQLQQVLYNLFYNALDVQPAGGRIAVSARMERENNPDDAWLLITVADQGPGIDTSLGIKIFDAFVSNKRAGMGLGLSICKRIVESHGGRIDAMNKRKGGAVFYIHLPIQKPKWIEAIIRNDVPQEAVLA
- a CDS encoding Dps family protein, producing the protein MATANPVVEPLTKLLASTYTLYVKTHNYHWNVTGPMFTTLHTLFETQYTEYALAVDEIAERIRTLGAYAPGSFAEFGKLSVVKEETGRPKATEMITTLVADQEAVVQAARDVIASAEKVHDQASADLGTRRSEVHQKNAWMLRSHLD
- a CDS encoding 3'-5' exonuclease; amino-acid sequence: MSDDREELPPEKEIRFLVFDIESIPDGNLIKNLRYQDTDLTDAEAVQRAQEEARETSYTSSDFLPYSQQIPICMAIILVNRVFEIAEMHVLGLPEHNTRQLTEFFWRGRTKKYRSANLVTFNGRGFDLPMMELMAFRFGLPIASYYQNRGSRYNTDDLDLYDWITNYGASRLTGGLNLLAKMIGKPGKMSIAGENVYEMYLDADYEGIQGYCLCDTLDTYFVFLRRCVLLGTITPDYEQQVVEKARAKIALEASRYPILNDYLACWADALGDQ
- a CDS encoding sigma-70 family RNA polymerase sigma factor, whose protein sequence is MVDKLDSEHDFLQKNVHLAVQGDAGALNSLLTHYHDRLWRMIVVRLDARLKGRLDADDVIQEAFLEIAQRIREFKEDVHFYIWIRFITLQRLQMLHRHHLGAQMRDARMEQQPKAHMAGTESMADIFLGHLTSPSQAVIRRELTAQLHQILAEMEPLDREVLALRHFEELSNVETAAVLEISPDAASKRHLRALKKLKDVFRRIQDESQSG
- a CDS encoding serine/threonine-protein kinase; amino-acid sequence: MTTDRTSLDDVVEEFAREFRTGRRPAIETYLQKYPELAEDLPDMLSAVVMMEQAKPRRESGGKAPEKHFFQLERLGEYRIVRELGRGGMGIVYEAEQETLGRRVAIKILSPHLASRKKLQVRFQREAQSAAKLHHTNIVPVYGVGECEGRCFYVMQLIEGTGLDHILRKFHAQSRQVTSQTNFQKQDQISLTAPLEGHSLSSTDFELPATQAGSASTAVNQTTELVPNLPQIPQVNTPQYFRFVAELGKQVASALAYAHSKGILHRDIKPSNLMLDPQLNVWITDFGLARAISDSNLTETGDIIGTLKYMPPERFQGSSTPQGDVYSLGITLYELATQQMAFPDTNPQQMLKLITQKQPDRPRKRNSLIPKDLETIILKAIALDPKERYADSASLEEDLDRFLDDRTILARRTTSWEQARRWCKRNPVMFGLIATALLLMATTTIVSFGAYRRTANAKEEVASALALREKSNQQLQRTLQETRELRDQAEASSRDAFEVLNRIYERLAPNRVYNSTELLLDDSDEDTITLPTQPFLSKELVPFMEEILVFYEGSAQRGAKYPQLRLQSAEASQRIGDIRQRMGEEAVAVPAYVRALEIYEEEFIKNPHQVDLGLKMARTWNELGVTYRILAEIESMLKAHSEAEKLLVSLADDAHQRPEYLFELARTYFFLAQRGIPGRTSSSVSERFLGFGPPHGGPMGSPRGPGPGGPGGPGRKPPFGGGFGKDRGPGGKPSEPPPQPLDDNYLKKAITLLEDLREKYPTVPDYQHLLACCYREQPPSFRSRTNDNQRKAVELLQVLAKNHPDVSDYQFDLSETLARVDSAQILFEGFRGDNRKRDQLTEALNISTKLYQNYPGVPKYAALHAQNLNKVGMLRLGTDKSTTAAEKMIHDALTIQTKLTEQNPTIAANQFWLQMIENSYVMVLSKQKKWPEAKAILENGIAKAEKESESAQEANRWLLSRQYFTLGTVMIASGDKEGAATAFRKATELSPFGKRPDDRRPTEKKNPPPKK
- a CDS encoding protein kinase, with translation MTEETLFEAALNLPENQRLDFLRKECGSNLAFFNRMQELLQAHLKPELPLDQTVDSPPAGNELSTSIHVSSESKITVIDEKYQLKELIGEGGMGTVWLAKQISPLKRLVAIKLIKPGMDSRQVMLRFEGERQALAMMDHPNIAKVLDGGLHENRPYFVMELVKGVPITEYCDQRKLTPHQRLELFIQACQAIQHAHHKGIIHRDIKPSNVLVALYDDKPVVKVIDFGIAKATGSSLTEMTIETSFGGVVGTPQYMSPEQATFNNLDIDTRSDIYALGVLLYELLTGNPPFTDEELKRKGILEILRVVREEDPPLPSTRLSTADALPSISANRSTEPKKLTGILRSELDWIVMRALEKSRTRRYETANGFASDILRYLAGEPVQAHPPSKVYRLRKFIRKHRKPLLAASALFLTLFCGVLGTSFGLVQSIRATKRANLARQESVTQALIAAENERVAVLEADRADRNAAQMRHHLNLFRLKDAQSGYRAGNIRYARETLLDVEPEYRSVAWGITKRQLEGSDITFFGHTDKVNCVAWSPDDCYIATASDDCTVCVWELATGNLVHRFADHNYLVLTVSWSSDGKQLASAGADGRIIIWNLLNGGVLKSWNAHSDWVNSLEFSPDCKLLSSSSSDRSIAIWDCETGKIVKRFNDFPYAMHRATWNKDGSLLAAYGFFEKQISVYSTTDWSKKSTITSDSDELTAISWHPDGRHVGALIAWSNSIAVWNAISSKKTESINLPGLSRASVALTWHTDGKSFACVSNDIDIIVMMDNEWREPLRGHETGINNLTWSNSGKYLASVSADLSIRIWNPRHGQFAVTLDHDDALISSCCWSPNGKMIASCSNNKTEQVRIFDSATGKTLHTLSGHEESVTAVAWSPDGKRLLCVGWNHKIDIWDCDSWKKITTIASNLDHGIDSIAWAPNGKMFANNCGNYLEIRDSTTLQVLHQLRCGEQNLVEIAWSPDSTAISVGDFDGKVIIWDAGSGKELIAKQCHFEYLRGLCWSPDGKYLATNSVDFPEVVIRDPNTLNPVLTLRGDFTAPHALDWSPDGRTLASVGPEQVIIWDTKTWTRVYELWDNRPRGVVKWSPQGNRLLLGNLHDIAVILEPNDTPLPVRLKNHHDRINAVVLSPDSKLLATAGNDRRIVIWDTDSRTVVREIPAHSDAIHALAWSPDSRKLASGGMDTSVRIWDVSTGKKLHDFLKHENIIVHLIWSKDGNRLWSQSYSPESYLWDVSTGKMLQENLKHLPDKFIQNINPQDFYFIPDGADIVIHPKKLPESELLRRKRIYTPHEIAPTKPPR